The Peribacillus simplex genome contains a region encoding:
- a CDS encoding 2-keto-4-pentenoate hydratase, protein MKLDQLAKRVAESQKSGSEMDKLTLSNPELTVKQAYEIQKLSINETINGDNRFIGWKMGLTSKAKQQQVGVKEAIYGRLTSAMELTKPVLKVGELIHPRVEPEFAFLFKDELKGANITAKDVWPAVECVFLALEVIDSRYKNFSFTLTDVVADNASSAKILLSNQAYSPYHTDWAQAEVTLYQNGEMQKRGLGEAVLDHPIHSIVELVKMISREGLSIQAGMIVLVGGITDAVSIQANDEIIADYGELGKLTLHVIS, encoded by the coding sequence ATGAAACTAGATCAACTAGCAAAACGGGTAGCCGAATCGCAAAAAAGCGGAAGTGAAATGGATAAGCTTACATTATCCAATCCTGAACTAACAGTAAAGCAAGCATATGAAATTCAGAAGTTGAGCATAAATGAGACGATCAATGGTGATAACAGATTCATCGGGTGGAAGATGGGCTTGACGAGCAAAGCCAAACAACAGCAAGTAGGGGTAAAGGAAGCAATCTATGGCAGATTGACATCTGCAATGGAACTAACTAAACCAGTATTAAAAGTTGGGGAACTCATTCATCCGAGAGTGGAACCCGAATTTGCCTTTTTGTTCAAGGACGAACTGAAAGGTGCAAATATAACCGCGAAAGATGTCTGGCCGGCTGTAGAATGTGTATTTCTTGCACTAGAAGTTATTGACAGCCGTTATAAAAATTTTTCTTTTACACTTACCGATGTAGTAGCGGATAACGCATCCTCAGCCAAAATCCTGCTTAGCAATCAAGCTTATTCTCCGTACCACACGGACTGGGCTCAAGCAGAAGTTACGCTTTATCAAAATGGTGAAATGCAAAAGAGGGGTCTTGGAGAAGCTGTACTCGATCATCCGATTCACTCGATTGTGGAACTTGTAAAAATGATCAGCCGTGAAGGGCTTTCCATTCAGGCTGGAATGATTGTATTGGTAGGCGGAATTACAGATGCCGTTTCCATACAGGCAAACGATGAAATAATAGCGGATTACGGTGAACTAGGGAAACTGACATTACATGTTATATCGTGA